The following are encoded together in the Acidobacteriota bacterium genome:
- the floA gene encoding flotillin-like protein FloA (flotillin-like protein involved in membrane lipid rafts), whose protein sequence is MNELDFSALGAIGLLIPAIGLLIVVLYLVPIPLWIAAWSSGAYVGLMTLIGMRLRRVPPATVVNARISAVKAGMQISIDDLEAHFLAGGNVVRVVNALISADKANIEMPFKRAAAIDLAGRDVLEAVKMSVIPKVIETARIAAVAKDGIQLIAVSRVTVRTNIDRLVGGAGEETIIARVGEGMVSTIGSAATHKDVLENPDHISKNILSRGLDAGTAYEILSIDIADVDVGENIGAKLQIDQANADKQIAQAKAEERRAMAVALEQEMRARVVEAEAEVPRAMAEAFRQGNLGIMDYYRMKNIQADSSMRESIAEDGDDQTPPKR, encoded by the coding sequence ATGAATGAACTCGACTTCAGTGCGCTTGGTGCGATTGGCCTGCTGATACCCGCGATCGGCCTCCTGATCGTGGTTCTGTACCTGGTCCCGATTCCGCTGTGGATCGCCGCGTGGTCGTCGGGCGCCTACGTGGGCCTGATGACGCTGATCGGCATGCGGCTGCGCCGCGTGCCGCCGGCCACGGTGGTCAATGCCCGGATCAGCGCCGTCAAGGCCGGGATGCAGATCTCGATTGACGACCTCGAGGCGCATTTCCTGGCCGGCGGCAACGTCGTGCGCGTGGTCAACGCGTTGATCTCCGCCGACAAGGCCAACATCGAGATGCCGTTCAAGCGCGCGGCGGCGATTGATCTGGCGGGCCGCGACGTCCTCGAGGCGGTCAAGATGTCGGTGATTCCCAAGGTCATCGAGACGGCGCGGATTGCGGCCGTGGCCAAAGACGGCATCCAGCTGATTGCCGTGTCGCGGGTCACGGTGCGCACCAACATCGACCGGCTGGTCGGCGGCGCCGGCGAGGAAACCATCATTGCGCGAGTGGGTGAGGGCATGGTCAGCACCATCGGCTCGGCCGCCACCCACAAGGATGTGCTCGAGAACCCCGATCACATCTCGAAGAACATCCTGAGCCGCGGGCTCGACGCCGGCACCGCGTACGAAATCCTCTCGATCGACATCGCCGACGTCGACGTCGGCGAGAACATCGGCGCCAAGCTGCAGATCGACCAGGCCAATGCCGACAAGCAGATCGCGCAAGCCAAGGCCGAAGAACGGCGCGCGATGGCGGTGGCGCTCGAGCAGGAAATGCGCGCGCGGGTGGTGGAAGCCGAGGCCGAAGTGCCGCGGGCCATGGCCGAGGCGTTCCGGCAGGGCAACCTCGGCATCATGGACTACTACCGGATGAAGAACATCCAGGCCGACTCGTCGATGCGCGAGTCGATCGCCGAGGACGGTGACGATCAGACGCCCCCGAAGCGGTAA
- a CDS encoding NfeD family protein has protein sequence MRGRIVGPLVALCLLAAGSVGVLRVTAAQPAPAIVYVVHIEGIIDLGLAPFLARTIREAESAGAAAVLLDINTFGGRVDAAVAMRDTLLNSPVRTIAFINQRAISAGALIALACHTIVMAPGGTIGAAAPVLGGAGPTQPADEKSVSYVRKEFRATAETRNRPPEFAEAMVDVDVAIAGVIESGKLLTLTTTEALSHKVAELSASSITGALDAAGLPGAELRYAAQTWAETFVRFLTNPVVSSLLMSVGLLALFVEIRTPGFAIPGFIGLVSLGLFFWGHWIVQLAGWEELMLVGAGLILIALELFVLPGTTIAGLAGIGLLVAGLGLALVGAGATVNVVITALGRVAFAILLALAGAFALLRFLPTLPFGRRLVLDAGMPASGGYVSAPASDHHWVGRRGVAESPLRPAGVADIDGARVDVVSDGEFVEAGSAITVIRADGNRIVVRRITPAENPDE, from the coding sequence ATGAGAGGTCGCATCGTCGGGCCACTCGTCGCGCTGTGCCTGCTGGCCGCCGGCAGCGTGGGGGTGCTGCGCGTCACTGCGGCCCAGCCGGCCCCAGCCATCGTCTACGTCGTTCACATCGAGGGCATCATCGACCTCGGCCTGGCGCCGTTCCTGGCGCGGACGATCCGCGAGGCAGAGAGCGCCGGCGCCGCCGCCGTGCTGCTCGACATCAACACCTTTGGTGGACGGGTCGATGCAGCGGTCGCGATGCGCGACACGCTGCTCAACTCGCCGGTGCGGACGATCGCGTTCATCAACCAGCGCGCGATCTCGGCCGGCGCCCTGATCGCGCTCGCCTGCCACACCATCGTGATGGCGCCGGGCGGCACCATCGGCGCGGCCGCGCCGGTCCTGGGCGGCGCCGGACCCACCCAGCCGGCCGACGAGAAGTCCGTCTCGTACGTGCGGAAGGAATTTCGCGCGACCGCGGAGACGCGCAACCGGCCGCCCGAGTTTGCCGAGGCCATGGTCGACGTCGATGTCGCCATTGCCGGTGTGATCGAGAGCGGCAAACTCCTGACGCTCACGACGACCGAGGCACTGTCCCACAAGGTCGCCGAGCTATCCGCTTCGTCAATCACCGGAGCGCTGGACGCAGCGGGGTTGCCGGGCGCGGAGTTGCGCTACGCGGCCCAGACCTGGGCGGAAACATTCGTGCGCTTCCTCACCAACCCCGTGGTCAGTTCGCTCCTGATGTCGGTCGGGCTGCTCGCGCTGTTTGTGGAGATTCGTACGCCCGGCTTTGCGATCCCCGGCTTCATCGGGCTGGTCTCGCTCGGGCTGTTTTTCTGGGGGCACTGGATCGTCCAGCTGGCGGGCTGGGAAGAACTGATGCTGGTGGGCGCCGGCCTGATCCTGATCGCGCTCGAACTGTTCGTGTTGCCCGGAACCACCATCGCCGGCCTGGCCGGCATTGGCCTGCTGGTGGCCGGACTGGGCCTCGCGCTGGTTGGCGCCGGGGCCACGGTCAACGTGGTGATCACCGCGCTTGGACGCGTGGCCTTCGCCATTCTGCTGGCCCTGGCCGGTGCGTTCGCGCTGCTGCGGTTCCTGCCGACGCTGCCGTTCGGACGCCGCCTCGTGCTCGATGCCGGCATGCCGGCATCCGGCGGCTATGTCTCGGCGCCCGCGAGCGACCACCACTGGGTGGGCCGGCGCGGCGTGGCCGAGTCGCCGCTGCGGCCGGCCGGCGTGGCCGACATCGATGGCGCCCGGGTCGACGTGGTGTCGGACGGCGAGTTCGTGGAAGCCGGCTCGGCGATCACCGTCATTCGCGCGGATGGCAACCGGATCGTCGTGCGGCGGATAACCCCTGCGGAGAATCCTGATGAATGA
- a CDS encoding glycoside hydrolase family 15 protein, producing MALRIEDYALIGDCQTAALVGRDGSIDWLCFPRFDSPACFAALLGTPDHGRWLVAPADPVRQVTRRYRGDTLVLDTTFETDSGVVTLTDCMPIRSSQPDVVRLVRGVRGRVRMRTELVIRFDYGSVTPWVTRASGGLRAVGGPDAVCLRTPIALGGEGWTTTGEFEVAEGEEVPFVLTWHPSHLESPSPVEATPAIAATTEWWRAWSARCTYRGEWREAVMRSLITLKALTYAPTGGIVAAPTTSLPEHIGGQRNWDYRYCWLRDSTFTLAALMQCGYLEESQAWRQWLLRAVAGRGEELHIMYGLAGERRLPEWQLPWLPGYENSKPVRIGNAAHNQFQLDVFGEIMDCLHLARRFNLGGGTSDWRVERELLRRLEAVFAEPDEGIWEIRGPARHFTHSKVMAWVAFDRAVKDVERFGFDGPSERWRQLRDQLHQEICDRGFNRERNAFVQYYGGSEVDASLLMMVEVGFLPPQDPRIIGTVAAIEQDLVRGGFVDRYRTESGVDGLPAGEGAFLLCTFWLADNYALLGRMADARRVFEQVLAIRNDVGLMAEEYDPVVRRQLGNFPQAFSHLGLINTARNLTQPDKPATVRQQA from the coding sequence ATGGCGTTGCGAATAGAAGACTACGCGTTGATTGGCGATTGCCAGACCGCTGCTCTCGTCGGCCGCGACGGCTCAATCGACTGGCTGTGCTTTCCGCGCTTCGATTCGCCCGCCTGCTTCGCGGCGCTGCTCGGCACGCCCGACCACGGCCGCTGGCTGGTCGCGCCGGCTGATCCGGTGCGCCAGGTGACGCGCCGCTACCGCGGTGACACGCTGGTGCTCGACACCACCTTTGAAACCGACTCGGGCGTGGTGACCCTCACCGATTGCATGCCGATTCGTTCGAGCCAGCCAGACGTCGTGCGGCTGGTGCGCGGCGTGCGCGGCCGGGTCCGCATGCGCACCGAGCTGGTGATTCGTTTCGACTACGGCAGCGTCACGCCGTGGGTGACGCGCGCCAGCGGCGGCTTGCGGGCCGTCGGCGGTCCCGATGCTGTCTGCCTGCGAACCCCGATCGCGCTCGGCGGCGAGGGGTGGACCACAACCGGTGAGTTCGAGGTGGCGGAAGGAGAGGAAGTGCCCTTCGTGCTCACGTGGCACCCCTCGCATCTCGAGTCACCTTCGCCGGTGGAGGCCACGCCGGCGATTGCGGCCACCACCGAGTGGTGGCGCGCGTGGTCCGCCCGCTGCACCTACCGGGGTGAGTGGCGGGAGGCGGTGATGCGTTCACTGATCACTCTCAAGGCCCTCACCTATGCCCCGACCGGCGGCATCGTGGCGGCGCCCACCACTTCGCTGCCCGAACACATCGGCGGGCAGCGCAACTGGGACTATCGCTACTGCTGGCTGCGCGATTCGACGTTCACCCTGGCCGCCCTCATGCAGTGTGGCTACCTCGAGGAATCGCAAGCCTGGCGCCAGTGGCTGTTGCGGGCGGTGGCGGGCCGGGGCGAAGAGCTGCACATCATGTACGGGTTGGCGGGCGAGCGGCGGTTGCCGGAATGGCAGCTGCCGTGGCTGCCGGGCTACGAGAACTCGAAGCCGGTGAGGATTGGCAATGCCGCGCACAACCAGTTCCAGCTCGACGTGTTCGGCGAGATCATGGACTGCCTCCATCTGGCCAGGCGCTTCAACTTGGGCGGCGGCACCAGCGACTGGCGCGTCGAGCGCGAACTGCTGCGCCGGCTCGAGGCCGTCTTCGCCGAGCCGGACGAAGGCATCTGGGAGATCCGCGGTCCGGCGCGCCATTTCACCCACTCCAAGGTGATGGCCTGGGTGGCGTTCGATCGCGCCGTCAAGGACGTCGAACGCTTTGGGTTCGACGGACCCAGCGAACGGTGGCGCCAACTGCGCGACCAACTGCATCAAGAGATCTGCGACCGCGGCTTCAACCGCGAACGCAACGCGTTTGTCCAGTACTACGGCGGCTCCGAAGTCGATGCGTCGCTGTTGATGATGGTCGAGGTGGGCTTCCTGCCGCCGCAGGATCCGCGCATCATCGGTACCGTCGCGGCGATCGAACAGGACCTGGTCCGCGGCGGCTTCGTCGATCGCTACCGTACCGAGAGCGGCGTCGACGGCCTGCCGGCCGGCGAAGGCGCGTTCTTGCTGTGTACGTTCTGGCTCGCCGATAACTACGCGTTGCTCGGACGGATGGCCGACGCCCGGCGCGTGTTCGAGCAGGTGCTGGCGATTCGCAACGACGTGGGCCTGATGGCCGAGGAATACGACCCGGTGGTCCGGCGGCAGCTCGGCAACTTCCCACAAGCGTTCTCGCACCTCGGCCTGATTAACACGGCCCGCAACCTGACCCAGCCCGACAAGCCGGCCACCGTGCGCCAGCAAGCCTGA
- a CDS encoding ROK family protein gives MKVLVVDIGGTSVKMLATGQEQRRKFSSGPDMTPRQMVAGVKKLTSDWQYDAVSIGYPGVARHDRVVKEPHNLAPGWLGFDFAAAFGKPVRLINDAAMQALGSYRKGNLLFLGLGTGLGSAMVFEGVLAPMELGHLPYRDRTFEHYLGARGRRRLGKEKWRRHVVDAVSQLVAALQPDDVVLGGGNVKRLQLLPPGCRAGDNANAFVGGFRLWDKDPMP, from the coding sequence ATGAAGGTGTTGGTAGTCGACATCGGTGGGACGAGCGTGAAGATGCTGGCGACCGGGCAGGAGCAGCGGCGCAAGTTTTCCTCGGGCCCGGACATGACCCCGCGGCAGATGGTGGCCGGCGTGAAGAAACTGACCAGCGACTGGCAATACGACGCGGTGTCGATCGGCTACCCGGGCGTGGCGCGCCATGACCGGGTGGTCAAGGAGCCGCACAATCTCGCGCCGGGCTGGCTCGGCTTCGACTTCGCGGCCGCGTTCGGGAAACCAGTCCGGCTGATCAACGACGCCGCCATGCAGGCCTTGGGCAGCTATCGGAAGGGCAACTTGCTCTTTCTGGGCCTGGGCACCGGCCTGGGTTCGGCGATGGTCTTCGAGGGAGTTCTGGCGCCCATGGAACTGGGCCACCTACCGTATCGCGACCGCACCTTCGAGCACTACCTCGGCGCGCGGGGACGGCGGCGACTCGGGAAGGAGAAATGGCGCCGCCACGTTGTGGACGCGGTCAGTCAGCTCGTGGCGGCCCTGCAGCCCGATGACGTGGTACTCGGCGGCGGCAACGTCAAGCGGCTCCAGTTGCTGCCGCCAGGCTGCCGCGCCGGCGACAACGCGAACGCCTTTGTCGGCGGTTTCCGCCTATGGGACAAGGACCCGATGCCCTGA
- a CDS encoding DASS family sodium-coupled anion symporter, translating to MLLTRAHLGLVGGPLLCTAMLFTAPPDDMALLAWRTAAVGVLMAVWWVTEALPIAATALLPIVLLPVLGIADVAAATAPYANPVIYLFLGGFLIAMALESCGLHRRLALAILSVVGTRPANLILGFMIATAFISMWVSNSATVVMMLPMATSVLALARGGSDRSSHAPGGAFELALLLGIAYAGSIGGLGTLIGTPPNALLAGFMSTTYGVQIGFLQWMALGVPIVLIALPFAWVLLTRWLFRVGSEPIAGGAAMLRDQHRALGPMSRAEWTVGTITALTAAAWVTRPLVEPWAPAVTDTGIAIAGGLSLFIVPLTWRPLRVALTWTQAEQLPWSVLILFGGGLSLAAAIQQTGLAGWIGGELSALSGWPVFVVVLAVTTVVIFLTELTSNTATAAAFLPVVASLAVGIGADPLLLAIPTALAASCAFMLPVATPPNAIVYGTGALTIPQMAHAGIWLNLFFIALLPLMVYYLAGLVFTLGQA from the coding sequence ATGCTGTTGACTCGTGCGCACCTTGGCCTCGTCGGCGGCCCGCTGCTCTGCACGGCGATGTTGTTCACGGCGCCGCCCGACGACATGGCGCTGCTCGCGTGGCGAACCGCCGCCGTCGGCGTGCTCATGGCGGTGTGGTGGGTGACCGAAGCCCTCCCGATCGCGGCCACGGCCCTGCTGCCGATCGTCCTGCTGCCGGTGCTGGGGATTGCCGACGTCGCCGCCGCCACGGCGCCGTACGCCAACCCGGTGATCTACCTGTTCCTGGGCGGCTTCCTGATCGCCATGGCGCTCGAGAGCTGCGGGTTGCATCGCCGCCTGGCCCTCGCCATCCTCTCGGTCGTCGGCACCCGGCCAGCCAATCTGATCCTCGGCTTCATGATCGCGACGGCATTCATCAGCATGTGGGTGAGTAACTCGGCGACGGTCGTGATGATGTTGCCGATGGCGACCTCGGTCCTGGCCCTGGCGCGCGGCGGCAGCGACCGCTCGAGCCACGCGCCGGGAGGCGCCTTCGAGCTCGCCTTGTTGCTCGGTATCGCCTACGCAGGAAGCATCGGCGGACTAGGCACGTTGATCGGCACCCCCCCCAACGCCTTGCTGGCGGGCTTCATGTCTACGACCTACGGTGTGCAGATCGGTTTCCTCCAGTGGATGGCGCTCGGTGTGCCGATTGTGCTGATCGCGCTGCCGTTCGCCTGGGTCCTGCTGACGCGGTGGCTGTTTCGCGTGGGATCAGAACCGATCGCCGGGGGCGCGGCGATGTTGCGTGATCAACACCGCGCACTGGGGCCGATGTCGAGGGCCGAATGGACCGTCGGCACGATCACCGCGCTCACCGCGGCGGCGTGGGTGACCCGTCCGCTGGTCGAGCCGTGGGCCCCGGCCGTGACGGATACCGGTATTGCCATCGCGGGCGGGCTGTCACTGTTCATTGTGCCGCTGACCTGGCGGCCGTTGCGCGTGGCGCTGACCTGGACCCAAGCCGAGCAGCTGCCGTGGTCGGTGCTGATCCTGTTCGGCGGGGGACTGTCGCTGGCCGCAGCTATCCAGCAGACCGGCCTGGCCGGCTGGATCGGCGGCGAGCTTTCCGCCCTGAGCGGCTGGCCGGTGTTCGTGGTGGTCCTGGCCGTCACCACCGTCGTGATCTTTCTCACCGAGTTGACCAGCAACACCGCCACCGCTGCCGCGTTCCTGCCCGTCGTCGCGTCGCTGGCGGTCGGCATCGGCGCCGACCCGCTGCTGCTGGCCATTCCCACGGCGCTGGCGGCCAGTTGCGCGTTCATGCTGCCGGTGGCGACGCCACCAAACGCCATCGTCTACGGCACCGGCGCCCTGACCATTCCGCAGATGGCGCACGCGGGCATCTGGCTGAACCTCTTCTTCATTGCGCTGCTTCCGCTCATGGTCTATTACCTGGCCGGCCTGGTGTTTACGCTCGGCCAAGCCTAG
- a CDS encoding Na+/H+ antiporter NhaC family protein, protein MENYGPISLIPVVLTIGLALWTRQVVTALFIGAFSGVLLLVGGHPLTAATTMVSGYLVPQLTDSYNGGVLVLLAFIGGFVALMEQSGGASALAALAVRVVHSRARAQLAAWAGGCAIFFSDLGTPLIVGPIVEPLVDRLRVSREKLAWILDCTSSPVAVLVPITGWGVYIMSLLAKEYGDAAATGGDWAMLIRSLPFAFYPIVTVALVPVVAVWGWEFSRMAKAEQRTAGGAVYWPASKPLRPPAPAMVSNARPVLVWLPLVVLFGTIQVLLNPLGFPWQPVPGGTFRAALSAGYLFAAVVLIGLMVWLRTRGLRDAFSVYTDGLQRMTLVAVILLLAWTIGAVNRNLGTASYLVEIAQGVVAPGLLPAIVFVVGAVVSFATGTSWGTFAIMLPLVVPAAQAIGAAEAVTVGAVIAGGIFGDHVSPISDSTVLCSTGAGCDLMDHVTTQLPYALLNAAVSLVAFVVAGFTASYLVTAMALVASAALYLAISRTWGVRIDPTAVGG, encoded by the coding sequence ATGGAAAACTACGGCCCCATCTCACTCATTCCCGTCGTCCTCACGATCGGGCTCGCGCTCTGGACGCGCCAGGTCGTCACGGCCCTGTTCATCGGGGCGTTCTCGGGTGTGCTCCTGCTGGTCGGCGGTCATCCGCTGACCGCGGCGACGACCATGGTTTCGGGCTACCTCGTGCCACAGCTCACCGACTCGTATAACGGCGGCGTGCTGGTGCTGCTGGCGTTCATCGGTGGCTTCGTGGCGTTGATGGAGCAGTCGGGCGGCGCCTCGGCGCTGGCCGCCCTGGCGGTGCGGGTGGTCCACTCGCGGGCCCGCGCACAACTGGCGGCCTGGGCCGGCGGCTGCGCCATCTTCTTCTCGGATCTTGGTACGCCCTTGATCGTCGGCCCCATCGTCGAGCCGTTGGTCGACCGCCTGCGCGTGTCGCGCGAGAAGCTGGCGTGGATACTTGACTGCACCTCGTCGCCGGTCGCGGTGCTGGTGCCCATCACCGGCTGGGGCGTCTACATCATGAGCCTGCTCGCCAAGGAGTATGGCGACGCCGCCGCGACCGGCGGTGACTGGGCCATGTTGATCCGGTCGCTGCCGTTTGCCTTCTATCCGATCGTGACGGTGGCGTTGGTGCCGGTGGTGGCGGTCTGGGGGTGGGAGTTCTCGCGCATGGCCAAGGCGGAGCAGCGGACGGCCGGCGGCGCGGTCTACTGGCCGGCGTCCAAACCGCTGCGTCCACCCGCGCCCGCGATGGTCAGCAACGCCCGGCCGGTGCTGGTGTGGCTGCCGTTGGTGGTGCTGTTCGGCACCATTCAGGTGTTGCTGAATCCGCTGGGGTTCCCGTGGCAACCGGTGCCCGGCGGCACCTTCCGTGCAGCCCTGAGCGCCGGCTACCTGTTTGCTGCGGTGGTGCTGATCGGTCTCATGGTGTGGCTGCGCACGCGCGGCCTTCGCGACGCCTTCAGCGTTTACACCGATGGCCTGCAACGCATGACGCTGGTGGCGGTGATTCTGCTTCTTGCCTGGACCATCGGCGCAGTCAACCGCAATCTCGGCACCGCCAGTTACCTCGTCGAGATCGCCCAGGGGGTGGTCGCTCCGGGATTGCTGCCGGCCATTGTCTTCGTGGTTGGTGCGGTCGTGTCGTTTGCGACCGGCACCTCGTGGGGCACCTTCGCCATCATGCTGCCGCTGGTCGTGCCCGCCGCACAGGCCATTGGCGCCGCCGAAGCCGTGACCGTCGGTGCAGTGATCGCCGGTGGCATCTTTGGCGATCACGTCTCGCCGATCTCAGATTCAACGGTCCTGTGTTCGACCGGCGCCGGCTGCGATCTCATGGATCACGTCACCACCCAGTTGCCGTACGCGTTGCTCAACGCCGCAGTGAGCCTGGTGGCGTTCGTGGTCGCCGGCTTCACCGCCAGCTACCTCGTCACGGCGATGGCCCTGGTCGCCAGCGCCGCGCTCTACCTGGCCATCTCTCGCACGTGGGGTGTGCGCATCGACCCAACCGCGGTTGGCGGTTAG
- a CDS encoding DUF885 domain-containing protein, translating to MLRTLVCVGALSALSLMTPLAQAPPAGDETARLNAWFEAKFKEQLAFSPIQQTFLGQASSEIDDLSIAAQDQQLAWRRASAAQLRQSFDYARLSPEAQTSYDVWLYQLEQAEAATRFRTNAYIFDQMSAIHSFLPQLLIAFHRVDTVSDMEGYLNRIRESGRALRQLIEISKTNATTGVRPPRFAYDYVIEESTKIISGPPFTDAGADSAVWADAKTKIAGLQKKGLLTDARAKAMLAEAQAALTGPFQAGYNSLIAWQREDRALAPAPAAGVHALPNGAAFYAERLANQTSTTLTADQIHATGLAEVARLRGEMEAIKNEVGFKGDLAAFFAELRDSKDNPRYYYPNTDEGRQAYLTDATAAIDKIKAVLPKYFGILPKADLVVRRVEAFREQPGAAQHYFPGTPDGSRPGVYYAHLLDMKAMPKHELEVIAYHEGLPGHHMQIAIAQELTGVPTFRRQAGFTAYSEGWGLYSEWLAREMPGTYQDPYSRFGRLGSEIWRAIRLVVDTGMHAKGWSEEQAVQYFLANSATTEAQARSEIRRYLVLPGQATSYKIGMLRIQEMRRKAEAALGSRFDIRAFHDTVLGGGALPLTVLEKRVDRWIADQQQ from the coding sequence ATGCTGCGAACCCTGGTCTGCGTCGGTGCTTTGTCGGCCCTGTCGTTGATGACACCCCTGGCGCAGGCGCCGCCGGCCGGAGACGAGACGGCGCGTCTCAATGCCTGGTTCGAGGCGAAGTTCAAGGAACAGCTTGCCTTCAGTCCCATTCAGCAGACCTTCCTCGGCCAGGCCTCCAGTGAGATCGACGACCTGTCGATAGCGGCACAGGACCAGCAACTGGCGTGGCGACGCGCGTCTGCCGCGCAGCTGCGCCAGTCGTTCGACTACGCGAGGCTCAGCCCCGAGGCACAGACGTCATACGACGTGTGGCTGTATCAGCTCGAGCAAGCCGAGGCGGCCACGCGCTTCCGGACCAATGCCTACATCTTCGACCAGATGTCGGCCATCCACTCGTTCCTGCCGCAACTGCTGATCGCCTTCCATCGCGTCGACACGGTCTCCGACATGGAGGGCTACCTCAATCGCATTCGCGAGTCGGGGCGGGCGTTGCGCCAGTTGATTGAGATCTCCAAGACCAACGCCACCACCGGTGTGCGGCCGCCGCGTTTCGCCTACGACTACGTGATTGAGGAATCGACCAAGATCATCAGCGGGCCGCCCTTCACGGACGCCGGCGCCGACAGCGCCGTGTGGGCGGACGCGAAGACGAAAATCGCCGGCCTGCAGAAGAAGGGCCTGCTGACCGACGCCCGCGCCAAGGCGATGCTGGCCGAGGCACAAGCCGCCCTGACCGGCCCTTTCCAGGCCGGTTACAACTCGTTGATCGCCTGGCAGAGGGAGGACCGCGCCCTGGCGCCCGCGCCGGCCGCCGGCGTGCACGCGCTGCCAAACGGCGCGGCGTTCTACGCGGAACGCCTGGCCAATCAGACCTCCACGACGCTCACCGCCGATCAGATTCACGCCACGGGACTGGCGGAGGTCGCGCGCCTGCGTGGCGAGATGGAGGCGATCAAGAACGAGGTCGGCTTCAAGGGCGACCTCGCCGCGTTCTTCGCGGAGCTGCGCGACAGCAAGGACAACCCGCGCTACTACTACCCGAACACGGACGAGGGCCGGCAGGCGTACCTCACGGACGCGACGGCGGCGATCGACAAGATCAAGGCGGTCTTGCCCAAGTACTTCGGCATCCTGCCGAAAGCCGACCTGGTCGTCCGGCGCGTCGAAGCGTTCCGGGAACAGCCGGGCGCGGCGCAGCATTATTTCCCGGGCACGCCGGACGGGTCGCGGCCCGGCGTCTACTACGCGCACCTGCTGGACATGAAGGCGATGCCGAAACACGAGCTGGAAGTGATCGCCTATCACGAGGGCCTGCCCGGTCATCACATGCAGATCGCCATCGCCCAGGAGCTGACTGGCGTGCCGACCTTCCGCCGGCAGGCCGGCTTCACGGCCTACTCCGAGGGGTGGGGCCTGTATTCAGAATGGTTGGCGCGCGAGATGCCCGGCACCTACCAGGATCCGTACTCGCGGTTTGGGCGGCTCGGCTCAGAGATCTGGCGAGCCATCCGGCTGGTCGTCGATACCGGCATGCACGCGAAAGGCTGGTCCGAAGAGCAGGCGGTGCAGTACTTCCTGGCCAACTCGGCGACCACCGAAGCGCAGGCGCGCTCGGAGATTCGCCGCTATCTCGTCCTCCCCGGCCAGGCGACCAGCTATAAGATCGGCATGCTGCGCATCCAGGAGATGCGTCGCAAGGCAGAAGCCGCGCTTGGCTCCCGCTTCGACATCCGCGCCTTCCATGACACCGTGCTCGGCGGCGGCGCGCTGCCGTTGACCGTGCTGGAGAAGCGCGTCGATCGCTGGATCGCCGATCAACAACAGTAG